The stretch of DNA tttaataaagtttagTTTCATGTAAAAAAAAGGAGTTTCTTGTGAAGGCTCTCCATTGTATCCTTCTGAAATACGTTTACGGATAAGGACGGGCATTGATGGAAGAAGTGTCAGGTAATAAGTGAATGTGGTGATCCACGGAACGGTTAGGAGGAATGACTTTTGTTTCCTCAAAAACCATAAGAAATTGGCGCAGAAGCTGCTGCCCCTCAATAGGGATGCCTACTAGTCTACAACAGCTTGAGAAGGAGTGATTGTAGACTGACCCACCAAAGTATAACAGTCTGTAACATAAGAAGTGCCAAGCCACATGCACATTTGATGATAGGAGATGGACTGGGGAACAGCAAGTTTATTACCGTGCAAACAAGTACGTTGCCCTTTCCAAGAGAATTCCATAGTGAGAACCTCGTGATCATGAAGACTAGGTAAATCAATGCAAAATTCTTGGCCTTGTAGTATCAATGGAACCTGAGGACAAAGCTTGTTGCACCATAATTTTTGTCCATTGCCCATGTACGCACGGAAGTGCTTGGCTTTATGCAAGTGAGACCCAACTTTGATCAACCCCTCTTGTATAAAATCGTTGTGGCTCCGCTCACGTTTCAATCAAAACCTCAACAGGAACATTATGATGTGCAGCCGTGATGCGAAAAATATGGTGATTCAACAAGTTAGTAAGAGTATGAAAAATAACCTCGAGCTCTTCCTCCGGTTCCGTAACTCGTTGAGCCACAACCGTAGAATAAATTGAGTCACCAagatcctcagcatcatcattCATCATCCAGTAAAATCATAATCAGATTCTTGCATCGGTGATTGATATTGTACCTCGCATTGTAGCTAAAACATAAACTCTTCGCACGTTGTCTTGCCATTCTGCAGGAAATAGTTTGCGGAACAGGGCCTTTTGAGGTTGTGTCGGTGGTGGTGCCAGTGATTTGAAGGGCGGGTAAACTGCTATTGGTTCTGGTATGATCGTGGTAGGTGTTGTCGCAGGCTTATGAGACAGGAGTGCCATAGGGCTCGGGCCGATTAAAATCCTTATAGACGACAACTCGTAAATCCTCATTATGTTCCTCAAAGAGCTGAGCCCTGATCATTGCTTCTGAAAGAGTGCGAGGAGAACGAATGAATAGTTCTCTGCGGATCTCAGCTTGAAGTCcccatataaataaatttaggaACATGGGTTCCGAGACCCCTACAATGTGATTCATTAATTCTTCAAAGTCGGCGCAGAAGCAAGGAACACTGCTTATTTGCAGTAACTTGGCAATGCGTCCCAACTGACCATTGTAGATCGGTGATCCAAAGCGGTCCTTCAGAAAAACCAGAAACTGAAATCAATCCTTCAAGGAACTAGAGTACAATCCATACACTGATACCACTCAATGGCATCCCGTCAAAATCAGATGCACACACCTGTAAACAAACCTTTGGGAGAACAGATAGAGGGAAAAGAACTTCTCGATCTAATAGGTCCGGTTATGCACATCTTCACCAATGAATTTCGgaacatcaaatttaaatccCTTGAGAGAAGAAGGGAAATCCACTACTCCAGCACCCAGTTGCTTCTGAGAAAACCCGTCAATTGTCGAAGATTCGCCCTTATCACCTGAGGCTTCTTGAAGCTTCTGGGACATTTGCCAAAAGCGAAAATCCATGATAGCCATGCATTGCTCGAGCATCTTGGTGTAAGTAACGAGCTGGGTTTCCAAGTGCGCCTTGACATTGAATTCCAAGAGACGCACAGCCTCGGCATTGTCTTCATTCCTCATTGTGTGGTTGTCGAAAAGGAGAGATCAATGAGAGCACCATTGATAGAAATTAGCACACTTTGAGTCTGAGCCAAACTCCTAATACAATTTCTCTCAATAAAAGATTTCTGAATATCCCTTTACTATGCCTTATATATGCCTTGTTCATCAGACCCCAATTAACAGTAAAAATAACAACCAAAACATGATTACAACTCAGTATTGTGACTAGCAAATATTCCCCTCCCTTCAAGTGACGTAATCGCACATCCATGTAGGTTTGTTGTGCTTTCTGTTCGACATTGCTGATTATTCCTCCCTCTTCTCTTCCACTTGTGTCTCGATATTTTGGCTGGATTCTCTTGTGAGTTACTCCTGGACTTGGGCCATCTCAATAATTCCCTTGTTGGCCCAATCTCTAATTTGCTGGTCCACTAGTTCTGAGCCCATGTCAATTTCCATAATGTTATCAATTTTTCTGAAATTTCCTCAAGAATAAATGCTGTGAGAAAAAATCATTGCTTCTCCATCCTCCTAAGCCCTTACAAAGAATTTGCTCCACCACGCCCACCACGAGCAAATACGAAGCCATTAGAGGGTCCACCCCCATCTCATGCAGCACAACGAACAcctttttttaaatgtttttgacTCCTTGTTCATATTTCGTGTTGCTCTGATTTTCTACACTGCCGCATCTGCCTGGTTGCTCTATGGCAATGTCGCCATGGTGTCATTCTTACACAGCCTCCAAGATCTCTCCAGTTTTTTCCTTTTCTTAAACATATCTAGGAAATACATGGAGGAGGGTAATCGAGGACCTTGGGACTTATATCAGTCACCTATCACACCAACTAAAAACCCTTAGGAAATACTCGGACCGGCATGTGATCTGTGCATTTTCTCTCCTTTGCTATAATATTAAATTGACGAGCTTGTTTCTTTGATATATTTCTCAAACTTGTCATCTCTTTTTTGTTAGGATGATGCTTCGTGCGCTTCGAGCAATGTTCTTCGACGAAAGCATTCTCAAGGCTGCTTCTCGGCGTCACACGTGTTTGCTGGCTTCGTCTATGCAGCCTCATATGCTTGCACGCCATGAATCAACATCAGCTGCCCGCATAGAAGAGCATGGTTTTGAAAGCACAACaatttctgatattctgactgcTAAAGGGGAAAACGCAAATGGGTCCTGGCTTTGGTGCAAGACAGATGACACTGTTTATGATGCCGTGAAGTCTGTATGCATTTTTGCTCTTTACTTCTATGTTTGTTCATGGTCAATAGACATCATATATCTTTATACACTTATCACTTTGATTTTAAGAACTTCCTTTGCCTCAGTGGCCATAATTTGATGTGAGACACCCTGAATCACGTGCATTGCAGATGACACAACACAATGTAGGAGCTTTATTGGTTGTCAAATCTGGGGAGCAGAAGTCAATTGCTGGAATTGTCACAGAAAGAGGTAGATGCACTTCCTTGTACATCTAAACTGATTGCTGATGTCTCCCACTTTTGACTTGAATTAACTCACACAAAAATGATCGTCGTTTTAAAATTTACCTGcttttgatatctgtaactataTCTTCGACCTAAGTGTGTTTGCTCGTTTAGCATGAGTATATATGTGGACACACACAAGTACATATGTATATTTTtatgtatgtatttatatatgtattaccTGGTTCAGATTGATTTGTCATTGATTTTTCTCCTATCTTGCGAATATTGAGCACTATCATTTCCAGGTTGCCAGATGTGTATTGGTCAGTAAATAGGCAATTTCTATCTGTTAATAGTACTCATATAATCTATAAATAATAAATGGCTTTGCACACAATATCAAtttatatattcatatatattatttaatttgttatttTCAGTGTTCGAAAAAACGGTAGACGGTATGCGGGTGGCTACCTACCCCCTAGCGCCTAGTCGCCTAGAtggtttttttaaattaatttttgtaatatttagtaacattatatattaatatatttaaattttattttattttatttttggaaattaAATCATTGTTTGATATATGTGGAGAGAATATAACTAAAAAAATaagatgatttttatttttattttaggatattaaatcattgtttaattaattcaatatcaTCATTGCAATTCTCCTCTTCTTTAGGTGCAAAATCACGTTTGTGAAGTTTTCTCACTCTAGATCGCAGATGAAGTTTAATGTGTTGGGACAAGCCAACAAATCACATTTTTTGATGGTCTTTGGTTTTGAACCTATAAAAAAATTACCATTCATTTTTTAAATtggatttttaatttaaattaaaagaaaaaaacactttaaaaaaaactgaaaaaacaaaaataaaaataaaagcccTAACTGCCTAGAACCGCCTAGGCTGGCTGACTAATCCTTGGCGGCCGTGTAGGCTGATTTTTAGAACTGTAGTTAGCTGCCTGACTAATCCTCGGCGGTCGTCTAGGCCGATTTTTAGATCAATGGTTATTTTTCTAACCGCGTCTGTACATTTTACTAATATAAACTTTATTCCGTAAACTAAAATCCATGAATTAATAAATGTATTATAAATTGTctttaatttcaaaataaaataatttaaaaacaatCACTGCTTGATCATGTCCTTGTAATAATTTCAATAATAAAAACTGTTTTTTGAGCATGACTCTCAAAGGTAAACGAgcactttttttttgtttccaaacaaaatatattttttttttaaatagacACCTATTTTCTTTCATCAAGAAACAAATGAAACAGTTGTGCGATAAGAAAAAAACCAGAAACAGAGACAAAAATTAGACACTTTTGCTCTCAAACACAACCTTAAGGCCATTTTTCATTTTTACACACATATTTCACCACCTCTTCCACTGGATAAAACTAGTTTACTTAAAAGTTGATTGCATATGAAGAATTTGAATCTCGTTATCTCCGTGTCCCATTTGTTGATGTTTGTTACCCTTGGACCAGATTATCTGAGGAAAATGATTGTACAGGGAAGATCATCCAAAACAACTAAGGTTGGAGACATCATGACTGAAGAGGTATATCTGGAATGAGTTTCATACTTTCATTCAATTCTCATGTGATCATATGGGCTCATGGGCACGATCGATTGTCATTTGAGAATTTTGTAAATTCAATAACCTTTTAACGTGCCTTTTGCAGAACAAGCTTATTACGGTAACACCAGATACCAAAGTCCTGAAGGCAATGGAACTCATGACCAGTaaaaacttgattttttttcaCGTGAAAATTTATACAGTATGTAAAGTGTTTCATCACCTTTTGGTATTCTTGATTGGCAGATAATCGGATCAGGCACATTCCAGTGGTTAATGAGAGTGGAATGATTGGTATGGTGTCGATTGGAGATGTGGTTCGTGCTGTGGTGGGCGAGCATCGTGATGAATTGAATCGCTTGAATGAATTTATAAAAGGTGGTTACTAGATGATGATGATAAGTGGTCGATGTTAAATTTCGAGTCTTGTAAATATATCATGATGCGTCCCATCTCTAGGACTATCAGAGATGAAAGTCTGTGTTAATAAGATAGCAAGAATAAAGTACTCGACAGCTACTTGACTTTTTGTGTTTGTTGTCCAGCTTGGGTCTTTTGGACCAAGAATGCTTTAATTTGAGAAGGGTTTTCAGGGAAAAGAATTATGATGAGAGTAATATGAGAACCTCTTGCTTGCGGGTAGTTGGtagatttgatttaatgtttctATAATTGTTTTTTGTTATAACAATGGGGTGGGGTTTTTGTTTTAGCATCAGATCGAACACCACTACGGTGTTGGCTTCTATGCTTTGATTGGTTACGTTTTTAGTtgctaatgtttttttttaaatatataactaTAATTTTTCTTGCAATCAAGATAcaacaatgtttaaaatttttaaagaattttTAGTTTTGACAATCAAAACTGGACTTTATTGCGTATGGTTTATAAATCTATACCTATTATGTTTAGAAGATTTACCTTTCGTGATCTAATCATGTGGCTCTCTCTAATTGTTCCAGTGTTTAGGAGGATAACCTCcccaatacaaaagatataTACGTGTTTTGAGTGCGTGGAGAAAGAGAGACACGATAAGCATCTTTTTTCAACTTCCATGAATTCACGCCTTTCATCATACTTAGGTTTTTACGCTAAATGAATTCAAGCATAATCAAATTAAGGTTACATCTGAACGAGTTCTCTATCAAAAACTTCAATATAGATATTTTGAGCAATACTTATTCTCAATTACACAACTCTCAATTACACAAATTTCTCAGAGAAATTCTAAGCACAAATTTGACTCTCAAAATGATCAGATAATAATTTATTAGTATGTGCTGACTATTTCAGTTTGACTCTCTGAAAGATATTTACTGAGAAAATCAGTTttatttgataatccaaaagtgTAA from Primulina eburnea isolate SZY01 chromosome 6, ASM2296580v1, whole genome shotgun sequence encodes:
- the LOC140834011 gene encoding CBS domain-containing protein CBSX3, mitochondrial-like → MMLRALRAMFFDESILKAASRRHTCLLASSMQPHMLARHESTSAARIEEHGFESTTISDILTAKGENANGSWLWCKTDDTVYDAVKSMTQHNVGALLVVKSGEQKSIAGIVTERDYLRKMIVQGRSSKTTKVGDIMTEENKLITVTPDTKVLKAMELMTNNRIRHIPVVNESGMIGMVSIGDVVRAVVGEHRDELNRLNEFIKGGY